One segment of Monomorium pharaonis isolate MP-MQ-018 chromosome 6, ASM1337386v2, whole genome shotgun sequence DNA contains the following:
- the LOC105828457 gene encoding TGF-beta-activated kinase 1 and MAP3K7-binding protein 3 isoform X2, translated as MGECHCSNITIMQLFHELKQQFPALPDHVVSQCIAQNSHDRETCARSLRATQESRPSPGAFPPPAPCAGVQQPQQLPPPPPPPPPQQQQQQQPQREQQLVSQQRYRTMNQTIASKVGIGRPHRPASLDIGMTHRYPLVGCTRTAAAVAVSAATPVSSSGGIATPSSAPAACTSRGFFDDGYIVNSNGSNGFELNVNVACSPAGNRDFRTAPTIGACKRSDLVVVPRPHYAEPLLAIGKSEAQIDHTRSYTSVSLTLRPPSSEPQPPIDIRSEGSSLTYSTSSLDPRGFQSRLQISIGPGNVGSVAAARIRPPMTKPHILPPWTQSPLRSPELPPEPPSQLPRLTTTMSASTTPSIPPPTPTTTTTTNIVPGCSLPTTPSGPTTSSVAPTPTTVASFSSHEDHTDSNRNRSLLCQVEEHQKKLIAEQLARKERLARELRAEKGRLETMKKEVQALSRPVDPSMSPQELKRKLRSEIYMLQVECDRLADEVDQWSDRRVPLGETNEEFYQGIYTGQSLPTRPLNPQPPRLPSQPPAWRPEQPTMVTSDNDREERDEPSWVCTMCTFDNHPLMNKCEECDMPRLLNRGSAGETQDIHIRVTHHHNFSPRHIVHSWVV; from the exons ATGGGGGAGTGCCACTGCTCTAACATCACTATCATGCAGCTGTTCCACGAGCTGAAGCAGCAGTTCCCCGCGCTCCCTGATCACGTCGTCTCCCAGTGCATCGCCCAG AACAGTCACGACCGGGAGACATGCGCGAGAAGCCTGCGGGCCACCCAGGAGTCCCGTCCGTCACCGGGCGCGTTTCCACCGCCGGCTCCCTGTGCCGGGGTGCAGCAGCCGCAACaactaccaccaccaccaccaccaccaccaccacaacaacaacaacaacaacaaccaCAACGAGAGCAGCAACTCGTGTCGCAGCAACGTTACCGCACGATGAACCAAACGATCGCGAGCAAAGTCGGCATTGGGCGTCCCCATCGACCGGCGTCGTTGGACATCGGTATGACCCATCGCTACCCCCTCGTAGGCTGCACCCGCACCgctgccgccgtcgccgtttCGGCCGCGACGCCGGTGTCGTCGTCCGGCGGCATCGCCACCCCCTCGTCCGCGCCGGCCGCCTGCACGTCGCGCGGCTTCTTCGACGACGGTTACATCGTCAATAGCAACGGCAGCAATGGCTTCGAGCTCAATGTCAACGTCGCCTGCAGCCCCGCGGGCAATCGCG ATTTTCGAACGGCACCGACGATTGGTGCCTGTAAACGAAGCGACCTCGTCGTCGTGCCACGACCTCATTACGCCGAGCCTCTGTTAGCCATCGGGAAGTCCGAGGCGCAGATCGATCACACGCGAAGTTACACGTCGGTCAGCTTGACCCTCCGGCCACCCTCATCCGAGCCGCAACCCCCGATCGATATCAGGTCGGAAGGATCGAGCCTAACTTACTCGACCTCGTCCTTGGATCCGCGTGGCTTTCAAAGTCGTCTGCAGATCAGCATCGGTCCTGGAAACGTCGGTAGTGTCGCGGCGGCGAGGATCAGACCGCCGATGACTAAGCCGCACATACTGCCGCCGTGGACTCAAAGCCCACTGCGGTCGCCTG AACTTCCGCCAGAACCGCCAAGTCAATTGCCAAGGCTCACGACGACGATGAGCGCGTCGACTACACCCTCCATACCGCCGCcgacgccgacgacgacgacgacgacgaataTCGTCCCAGGTTGCAGCCTTCCAACGACGCCGTCCGGGCCCACGACGAGCAGCGTCGCGCCGACTCCCACTACCGTCGCCTCTTTTTCCTCCCACGAGGATCACACAGACTCCAATCGGAACCGATCGCTGTTGTGCCAAG TGGAGGAGCACCAAAAGAAATTAATCGCGGAGCAACTGGCTAGGAAGGAGAGGCTCGCCAGAGAGCTACGAGCCGAGAAGGGACGGCTCGAAACAATGAAGAAGGAGGTGCAGGCATTATCACGACCAGTGGATCCCTCGATGTCCCCTCAA GAACTGAAGAGAAAGCTGAGGAGCGAAATATATATGCTGCAGGTTGAGTGCGACAGATTGGCTGACGAAGTCGATCAGTGGTCAGACAGACGAG TACCATTGGGCGAAACCAACGAGGAGTTTTATCAGGGCATTTATACGGGTCAGTCGTTACCAACGAGACCGCTGAATCCGCAACCGCCGCGTTTACCGAGTCAACCTCCGGCGTGGCGGCCGGAACAGCCAACGATGGTTACGAGTGACAACGACCGGGAGGAACGAGACGAGCCTTCGTGGGTCTGCACCATGTGCACTTTCGACAATCATCCACTGATGAACAAGTGCGAAGAGTGCGACATGCCGAGACTATTGAACCGCGGCAGTGCAG GGGAGACGCAAGATATTCACATACGAGTAACGCATCACCACAATTTTTCGCCAAGGC ATATAGTACACAGTTGGGTGGTATGA
- the LOC105828457 gene encoding TGF-beta-activated kinase 1 and MAP3K7-binding protein 3 isoform X1, producing MGECHCSNITIMQLFHELKQQFPALPDHVVSQCIAQNSHDRETCARSLRATQESRPSPGAFPPPAPCAGVQQPQQLPPPPPPPPPQQQQQQQPQREQQLVSQQRYRTMNQTIASKVGIGRPHRPASLDIGMTHRYPLVGCTRTAAAVAVSAATPVSSSGGIATPSSAPAACTSRGFFDDGYIVNSNGSNGFELNVNVACSPAGNRDFRTAPTIGACKRSDLVVVPRPHYAEPLLAIGKSEAQIDHTRSYTSVSLTLRPPSSEPQPPIDIRSEGSSLTYSTSSLDPRGFQSRLQISIGPGNVGSVAAARIRPPMTKPHILPPWTQSPLRSPELPPEPPSQLPRLTTTMSASTTPSIPPPTPTTTTTTNIVPGCSLPTTPSGPTTSSVAPTPTTVASFSSHEDHTDSNRNRSLLCQVEEHQKKLIAEQLARKERLARELRAEKGRLETMKKEVQALSRPVDPSMSPQELKRKLRSEIYMLQVECDRLADEVDQWSDRRVPLGETNEEFYQGIYTGQSLPTRPLNPQPPRLPSQPPAWRPEQPTMVTSDNDREERDEPSWVCTMCTFDNHPLMNKCEECDMPRLLNRGSAGETQDIHIRVTHHHNFSPRREYTLYRWFHSNEIDIFDEYNSCLQK from the exons ATGGGGGAGTGCCACTGCTCTAACATCACTATCATGCAGCTGTTCCACGAGCTGAAGCAGCAGTTCCCCGCGCTCCCTGATCACGTCGTCTCCCAGTGCATCGCCCAG AACAGTCACGACCGGGAGACATGCGCGAGAAGCCTGCGGGCCACCCAGGAGTCCCGTCCGTCACCGGGCGCGTTTCCACCGCCGGCTCCCTGTGCCGGGGTGCAGCAGCCGCAACaactaccaccaccaccaccaccaccaccaccacaacaacaacaacaacaacaaccaCAACGAGAGCAGCAACTCGTGTCGCAGCAACGTTACCGCACGATGAACCAAACGATCGCGAGCAAAGTCGGCATTGGGCGTCCCCATCGACCGGCGTCGTTGGACATCGGTATGACCCATCGCTACCCCCTCGTAGGCTGCACCCGCACCgctgccgccgtcgccgtttCGGCCGCGACGCCGGTGTCGTCGTCCGGCGGCATCGCCACCCCCTCGTCCGCGCCGGCCGCCTGCACGTCGCGCGGCTTCTTCGACGACGGTTACATCGTCAATAGCAACGGCAGCAATGGCTTCGAGCTCAATGTCAACGTCGCCTGCAGCCCCGCGGGCAATCGCG ATTTTCGAACGGCACCGACGATTGGTGCCTGTAAACGAAGCGACCTCGTCGTCGTGCCACGACCTCATTACGCCGAGCCTCTGTTAGCCATCGGGAAGTCCGAGGCGCAGATCGATCACACGCGAAGTTACACGTCGGTCAGCTTGACCCTCCGGCCACCCTCATCCGAGCCGCAACCCCCGATCGATATCAGGTCGGAAGGATCGAGCCTAACTTACTCGACCTCGTCCTTGGATCCGCGTGGCTTTCAAAGTCGTCTGCAGATCAGCATCGGTCCTGGAAACGTCGGTAGTGTCGCGGCGGCGAGGATCAGACCGCCGATGACTAAGCCGCACATACTGCCGCCGTGGACTCAAAGCCCACTGCGGTCGCCTG AACTTCCGCCAGAACCGCCAAGTCAATTGCCAAGGCTCACGACGACGATGAGCGCGTCGACTACACCCTCCATACCGCCGCcgacgccgacgacgacgacgacgacgaataTCGTCCCAGGTTGCAGCCTTCCAACGACGCCGTCCGGGCCCACGACGAGCAGCGTCGCGCCGACTCCCACTACCGTCGCCTCTTTTTCCTCCCACGAGGATCACACAGACTCCAATCGGAACCGATCGCTGTTGTGCCAAG TGGAGGAGCACCAAAAGAAATTAATCGCGGAGCAACTGGCTAGGAAGGAGAGGCTCGCCAGAGAGCTACGAGCCGAGAAGGGACGGCTCGAAACAATGAAGAAGGAGGTGCAGGCATTATCACGACCAGTGGATCCCTCGATGTCCCCTCAA GAACTGAAGAGAAAGCTGAGGAGCGAAATATATATGCTGCAGGTTGAGTGCGACAGATTGGCTGACGAAGTCGATCAGTGGTCAGACAGACGAG TACCATTGGGCGAAACCAACGAGGAGTTTTATCAGGGCATTTATACGGGTCAGTCGTTACCAACGAGACCGCTGAATCCGCAACCGCCGCGTTTACCGAGTCAACCTCCGGCGTGGCGGCCGGAACAGCCAACGATGGTTACGAGTGACAACGACCGGGAGGAACGAGACGAGCCTTCGTGGGTCTGCACCATGTGCACTTTCGACAATCATCCACTGATGAACAAGTGCGAAGAGTGCGACATGCCGAGACTATTGAACCGCGGCAGTGCAG GGGAGACGCAAGATATTCACATACGAGTAACGCATCACCACAATTTTTCGCCAAGGCGTGAGTATACTTTATATCGATGGTTTCATTCAAACgaaatcgatatttttgatGAATATAACAGCTGtctgcaaaaataa
- the LOC105828460 gene encoding pre-mRNA-splicing factor Syf2 has translation MDDAVPSASSAQSATAKYKERMKRLRDLHAKRNEARMQNHKEVVEEDKRNKLPANWESRKRQAEWIIQDEAARKEAEEKGEDYERKKLLNIDATEAERIARKKKSKQNPDPGFSDYEQAAIRSYNRQVKNIKPNMEAYEEAKEKLGPAFYGDPNTILHGLHEDKKEAIDKMVTNLEKQAAKREKYSRRRMHNDDADIDYINERNAKFNQKLERFYGEYTRETKLNLERGTAI, from the exons ATGGACGACGCGGTGCCGAGCGCGTCATCCGCGCAATCCGCGACGGCAAAGTACAAGGAGAGAATGAAGCGACTCAGAGACCTCCACGCCAAGAGG AATGAGGCTAGAATGCAGAACCACAAGGAAGTTGTAGAGGAGGATAAGAGGAACAAGCTGCCTGCCAATTGGGAATCTCGCAAGAGACAGGCCGAGTGGATAATACAAGATGAAGCTGCTAGAAAAGAAGCGGAAGAAAAA GGTGAGGATTACGAGCGAAAAAAATTGCTGAATATTGATGCCACTGAAGCAGAGAGGATAGCCAGGAAGAAGAAGAGCAAACAGAATCCCGATCCAGGTTTCTCAGATTACGAACAAGCGGCAATACGTTCTTACAATAGACAAGTGAAAAACATCAAACCGAACATGGAGGCATACGAAGAAGCGAAAGAGAAGCTAGGCCCTGCTTTTTATGGTGATCCGAATACGATATTACATGGTTTGCACGAGGATAAAAAGGAAGCGATAGATAAAATGGTCACCAATCTGGAGAAACa agCCGCAAAACGGGAGAAATACAGCAGGCGTAGAATGCACAACGATGACGCAGATATCGACTACATTAATGAACGTAATGCTAAGTTTAATCAGAAACTGGAAAGATTCTATGGCGAGTATACTCGAGAGACGAAGCTAAACTTGGAGAGGGGAACGGCTATATAA
- the LOC105828459 gene encoding chloride intracellular channel exc-4, which translates to MADDNVDNHENGTSNGDVPEIELIIKASTIDGRRKGACLFCQEYFMDLYLLAELKTISLKVTTVDMQKPPPDFRTNFQATPPPILIDNGDAILENEKIERHIMKNIPGGHNLFVQDKEVATLVENLFSKLKLLLLNAKDKDKDPKSSSLMAHLRKIDEHLGRKGTRFLTGDTMCCFDCELMPRLQHIRVAGKYFADFEIPETLVHLWRYMHHMYRLDAFLQSCPADQDIINHYKLQQSMKMKKHEELETPTFTTSIPIEVNDD; encoded by the exons GCATCGACGATCGATGGACGTCGAAAGGGCGCCTGCCTCTTCTGCCAGGAATACTTTATGGATCTGTACCTCCTGGCGGAGCTGAAGACAATCTCCCTGAAAGTGACTACTGTCGACATGCAGAAACCGCCGCCCGACTTCCGCACCAACTTCCAGGCTACACCGCCGCCCATCCTGATCGACAACGGCGACGCGATACTGGAGAACGAAAAGATCGAACGGCACATCATGAAGAACATCCCCGGCGGGCACAATCTGTTTGTGCAGGATAAGGAAGTGGCCACTCTCGTGGAGAACTTGTTCAGC aaaCTCAAGCTGCTGCTGTTGAACGCGAAAGACAAGGACAAGGATCCCAAGTCCTCGTCGCTGATGGCGCATCTACGTAAGATCGACGAACATCTCGGTCGCAAAGGCACGCGCTTTCTCACTGGCGACACCATGTGCTGCTTCGATTGTGAGCTGATGCCGCGGCTGCAGCACATCAGGGTCGCCGGTAAGTACTTCGCCGATTTTGAGATACCGGAGACCCTGGTGCACCTGTGGCGGTACATGCACCACATGTACAGGCTTGACGCTTTCCTACAGAGCTGCCCGGCCGATCAGGATATCATCAATCATTATAAACTTCAACAG AGTATGAAGATGAAGAAACACGAGGAGCTGGAGACGCCGACCTTCACCACGAGTATCCCGATCGAGGTCAACGATGACTAA